In the Bernardetia sp. genome, one interval contains:
- a CDS encoding poly(R)-hydroxyalkanoic acid synthase subunit PhaE — translation MTNVMDSAKEMLDFWATTQNKVVENWVDSTRQLQEAAKEGKVMEQATDMYKNWYDNQKNIISEAMEKGKEISSETMPTQVSQLMEQQTTLSKKWIDTMSEMADRQMQMVKMTNTNGQNSLNLQENAAKMQEMMTSSYKTWLDSTTEMMNESKKMMTENPVFKSMQPMQEAFENMTKGAKTYFDAYEMWKPFVNMTNNKNFDVQEYFKMMNMDKLQEMAKNMFSQNPSQFGFANFSQMNEQMNKMVEQYRNTMMQNPMFAPYKDTFEKFSSMMPTDMAKMMNLENFSMENVMSPTFGKEIYERMQKMYAPFYKLMPPSKEKETIKLFSQMQAILLDYQMKTADMNAIIGKTVKETAEEFMTKMFEAAKDGKVSTYNEFYMDWLNTLEDQMITIFKGDEFSKLQGEILALQLDLKTNFNKGMEQVLSPYPVVLNSEIDELAKQVHALKARVRELENSAEAKPVAKATPAKTVTATKKTTTASKKTTK, via the coding sequence ATGACAAACGTAATGGATTCTGCGAAGGAAATGTTAGATTTTTGGGCAACTACTCAAAATAAAGTCGTGGAAAACTGGGTAGATTCTACTCGTCAGCTTCAAGAAGCTGCCAAAGAAGGCAAAGTAATGGAGCAAGCTACGGATATGTATAAAAATTGGTACGACAATCAGAAAAATATCATTTCTGAAGCAATGGAGAAAGGCAAAGAAATTTCTTCTGAAACTATGCCAACACAAGTAAGTCAGCTTATGGAACAGCAAACAACACTTTCTAAAAAGTGGATTGACACAATGAGTGAAATGGCAGACCGTCAGATGCAAATGGTAAAAATGACTAACACAAATGGTCAGAACAGCCTCAACTTGCAAGAAAATGCAGCCAAAATGCAAGAAATGATGACTAGCTCTTACAAAACTTGGTTAGATTCAACAACTGAGATGATGAACGAGAGCAAAAAAATGATGACTGAAAACCCTGTTTTCAAATCTATGCAACCGATGCAAGAAGCCTTTGAAAACATGACAAAAGGAGCAAAGACGTATTTTGATGCGTACGAAATGTGGAAGCCATTTGTAAATATGACCAACAACAAAAATTTTGATGTACAAGAATACTTCAAAATGATGAATATGGACAAATTGCAAGAGATGGCAAAAAACATGTTCTCTCAAAATCCTTCACAGTTTGGCTTTGCTAATTTCAGTCAGATGAACGAGCAAATGAACAAAATGGTAGAGCAGTATCGTAATACGATGATGCAAAACCCTATGTTTGCACCTTATAAAGATACTTTTGAAAAATTCTCTTCTATGATGCCAACAGATATGGCAAAAATGATGAACCTAGAAAATTTTTCTATGGAAAACGTCATGAGTCCAACCTTTGGCAAAGAAATATATGAGCGCATGCAAAAAATGTATGCTCCGTTTTATAAATTAATGCCACCAAGCAAAGAAAAGGAAACGATTAAACTTTTCTCTCAAATGCAGGCAATTTTGCTAGACTACCAAATGAAAACAGCAGATATGAATGCTATCATTGGTAAGACAGTAAAAGAAACTGCTGAGGAGTTTATGACTAAAATGTTTGAGGCTGCCAAAGACGGAAAAGTAAGTACATACAATGAATTTTATATGGACTGGCTCAATACATTGGAAGACCAAATGATTACTATCTTTAAAGGTGATGAGTTTTCTAAACTACAAGGTGAGATTTTGGCTCTTCAATTAGATTTGAAAACCAATTTCAATAAAGGAATGGAACAAGTGCTTTCTCCTTATCCAGTAGTTCTCAACTCTGAAATCGATGAGTTAGCAAAACAAGTACACGCACTAAAAGCTCGTGTTCGTGAGCTAGAAAATAGTGCAGAAGCAAAGCCAGTAGCTAAGGCAACCCCAGCCAAAACAGTAACAGCTACTAAAAAAACAACGACTGCCAGCAAAAAAACTACAAAA
- a CDS encoding 7TM diverse intracellular signaling domain-containing protein, with product MLCSSELSLAQSLPSILLEDKNQEYIITNKLGVYEEVISDTIKKETIEIIQSKNFKVFEKDILSINSGKHILWVKIPFQNNSELEKWYLEIGNGLADIDIFIPQNKEEKSSIDFEKTSMGFSLPFDKRFIKTNVFLIPIKLPKNEVTTIYLRIESDYFQAPFRIAPVEYYLERNHKIDLAEGIYYGFAIVMVLYNLFIFFTLKEKSYLYYLSYLLFLALAMAQLRGHFFEFLVFDLPIMNRYVPMIHSLSGIFASLFLIDFLNTKKNSHFFHTTLHIVISIFSLALIVSLLGFKPIASLINQIIAGLSTINALAAAIFIYYIGYKPAKYIIVGWSFYLIGVLLFVLAGAEIIPYNSFTSNGVLFGSAIEMILLSVALAAKIDFYKKGKEELQGKMLELIENENKRLEKRVNERTEELNVVNEELSINLERLNEQHLLIEKKNQDITSSITYAKRIQDAMLPSLEEIRKCLPNSFILFKPKDIVSGDFYYFKQVHQKIIIGVIDCTGHGVPGAFMSLIGNDLLNEIVELKSVTKASHILDRLNQGVVKALRQTDTQVRDGMDAAICVYDIETQILEYAGAKNPMIYVQNGELKVIKADRQSIGGSLIKNEFNKKPFTTHTIHLKDNQDTIFYLFSDGFQDQFGGENDKKFTIKRFRNTLLEASKLPLNQQKEFLHTILLDWMNEETQQIDDILVVGFNCLKTIKK from the coding sequence TTGTTATGTTCTTCAGAATTATCTCTAGCTCAATCTTTACCTTCTATTTTATTAGAAGATAAGAATCAAGAGTATATTATCACCAATAAACTGGGAGTATATGAAGAAGTTATAAGTGATACAATTAAGAAAGAGACTATAGAAATTATTCAAAGTAAAAATTTTAAAGTATTTGAAAAAGACATCCTTAGTATCAATAGTGGAAAACATATTTTATGGGTAAAGATTCCATTTCAAAATAACTCTGAATTAGAGAAGTGGTATTTAGAAATAGGAAATGGATTAGCTGATATTGATATTTTTATTCCACAAAACAAAGAAGAAAAGTCATCTATTGATTTTGAAAAGACCTCTATGGGTTTTTCATTGCCATTTGATAAGAGGTTTATTAAAACAAATGTATTTTTAATTCCAATTAAACTACCTAAAAATGAAGTAACAACTATCTATTTACGAATAGAAAGTGACTATTTTCAAGCACCTTTTCGTATAGCTCCTGTAGAATATTATTTGGAGCGTAACCATAAAATAGATTTAGCAGAAGGTATTTATTATGGTTTTGCAATTGTGATGGTGCTTTATAACTTATTTATTTTTTTTACACTCAAAGAAAAAAGTTATCTATACTATTTGAGTTATTTGTTATTTCTTGCACTAGCTATGGCTCAATTAAGAGGACATTTTTTTGAGTTTTTAGTATTTGACCTACCTATTATGAATCGCTATGTTCCTATGATTCATTCCTTATCGGGAATTTTTGCAAGCTTATTTCTCATTGACTTTTTAAATACAAAGAAAAATTCTCACTTTTTTCATACTACTTTACATATTGTAATAAGTATTTTTTCACTAGCTTTAATAGTAAGCCTATTAGGTTTTAAACCTATAGCATCATTAATTAATCAAATAATAGCAGGACTATCTACTATAAACGCTTTAGCTGCTGCTATTTTTATTTATTACATAGGTTACAAACCTGCCAAATATATTATTGTAGGATGGTCTTTTTATTTGATAGGAGTGCTTCTATTTGTGCTGGCAGGAGCTGAAATAATTCCTTATAACTCTTTTACCTCAAATGGAGTGTTATTTGGTTCTGCAATTGAAATGATACTACTTTCTGTGGCATTGGCAGCTAAAATTGATTTTTATAAAAAAGGAAAAGAAGAGCTACAAGGTAAAATGTTAGAGCTTATAGAAAATGAGAATAAAAGGTTAGAAAAGCGAGTAAATGAACGCACAGAAGAACTGAATGTTGTGAATGAGGAACTTTCCATAAACTTAGAACGCCTAAATGAGCAACACTTATTAATTGAGAAAAAAAATCAGGATATTACCTCTAGTATAACATATGCTAAGAGAATACAAGATGCAATGTTGCCTAGCTTAGAAGAAATTAGAAAATGTTTACCTAATTCTTTCATACTTTTTAAGCCAAAAGATATTGTATCAGGAGATTTTTATTATTTCAAACAAGTACATCAGAAAATCATTATTGGTGTGATTGATTGCACAGGGCATGGCGTACCAGGAGCTTTTATGTCTTTAATTGGAAATGACCTTTTAAATGAAATTGTAGAGCTAAAATCTGTAACTAAGGCATCTCATATCTTAGATAGACTTAATCAAGGTGTTGTTAAGGCACTTCGCCAAACAGATACACAAGTCAGAGATGGAATGGATGCAGCCATTTGTGTTTATGATATAGAAACTCAAATATTAGAATATGCTGGAGCTAAAAATCCGATGATATATGTACAGAATGGAGAACTAAAAGTGATAAAAGCAGACAGGCAATCTATTGGAGGTAGTCTCATTAAAAATGAATTTAATAAAAAACCTTTCACAACACATACGATTCATCTTAAAGACAATCAAGATACAATATTCTATCTATTTTCAGATGGTTTTCAAGACCAATTTGGAGGAGAAAATGATAAAAAATTTACAATAAAAAGATTTAGAAATACATTATTAGAAGCTTCAAAATTACCTCTAAATCAGCAAAAAGAATTTCTACATACTATACTCTTAGATTGGATGAATGAAGAAACTCAGCAAATTGATGATATTTTGGTCGTTGGCTTCAACTGTTTGAAAACAATAAAAAAATAA
- a CDS encoding 7TM diverse intracellular signaling domain-containing protein — translation MKNIYFKNNTSAISNISSKFFTVIVFLMVLFFINFVFAQPVPSILLEDVNKEYVITNQLGLYEEVIKEELLQENIQTIQKANFSVRGKDIVTLNSGNHVMWVKIPVQNNTDRVRWYLEIGNGLADIEAFISKKENPNEFEKLTFGYSLPFSERIIQTDRFLIPFDVSKNNKSTIYLRIESDYFQAPFRIAPLEYYFERDHKVDLSEGIYYGFVIVMALYNLFIFFTVREKGYLFYVFYLISLGLAMAQLRGHLFEFIFFATPTLNRYVPIIHSFVGIFASLFLINFLHTKKNSRVFHIILHIVIIIFCLNLVIGLLGFKPIASAINQVVAGLSSINALVAAIYIYYKGYKPAKFIILAWSFYLLGVVVFVLAGADIIPYNTFNSSAMLWGSAIEMILLSVALAAKIEYYKKDREALQVKMLEDSEKHREFVETQNKRLEQRVNERTEELNVVNEELSVNLERLHEQNVIIEKKNHDITASINYAKRIQNAMLPTIEEIKSVLPKSFIFFEPRDIVSGDFYYFKEIHNKIIIGAIDCTGHGVPGAFMSLIGNDLLNEIVESKSVTQASHILDKLDEGVTKVLRQTNTQIRDGMDAAFCVYDTKTKQIEYAGARNPLIYIKDEELKVIRADRQSVGGNLVKNQITKKLFTNHVFNFLPNTTFYLFSDGFQDQFGGKDDRKFTVKRFRNMLLEASKLPFSEQEQFLNDTLKNWKGYNNRQIDDILVFGFNFSQ, via the coding sequence TTGAAAAACATTTACTTTAAAAATAATACAAGTGCAATTTCAAATATCAGCAGTAAGTTTTTTACTGTTATTGTTTTTCTGATGGTTTTATTTTTTATAAATTTTGTATTTGCACAACCTGTTCCAAGTATTTTATTAGAAGATGTCAATAAAGAGTATGTTATCACAAATCAGCTTGGACTTTATGAGGAAGTAATCAAAGAAGAGTTACTTCAAGAAAATATACAAACTATCCAAAAGGCAAATTTTTCAGTAAGAGGAAAAGATATTGTTACTCTTAATAGTGGGAATCATGTAATGTGGGTTAAGATTCCAGTACAAAATAATACGGATAGGGTAAGGTGGTATTTAGAAATTGGTAATGGACTTGCTGATATTGAGGCATTTATATCAAAGAAAGAAAACCCTAATGAGTTTGAAAAATTAACATTTGGCTATTCTTTACCATTTTCAGAGCGTATTATACAAACAGATAGATTTTTAATACCTTTTGATGTTTCAAAAAATAATAAGAGTACAATATATTTACGAATAGAAAGTGACTATTTTCAAGCACCTTTTCGAATAGCTCCACTAGAATATTATTTTGAAAGAGACCATAAAGTAGATTTATCAGAAGGTATTTATTATGGTTTTGTAATTGTAATGGCTCTCTACAACCTATTTATTTTTTTTACTGTAAGAGAAAAAGGGTATTTATTTTATGTTTTCTACTTAATATCTCTTGGTTTAGCTATGGCACAACTGAGAGGACATTTATTTGAATTTATTTTCTTTGCAACTCCCACTCTCAACAGATATGTTCCTATTATACATTCTTTTGTTGGAATATTTGCTAGTTTGTTTCTGATAAACTTTTTGCATACCAAAAAGAACTCTCGTGTATTTCATATAATACTACACATCGTAATCATTATATTTTGTTTGAATTTAGTAATAGGATTATTAGGTTTTAAACCTATTGCATCTGCAATCAATCAAGTGGTGGCAGGACTTTCTTCTATCAATGCTTTAGTGGCTGCTATTTACATTTATTACAAAGGTTATAAGCCTGCAAAATTTATTATTTTAGCATGGTCATTTTATCTTTTAGGAGTAGTTGTATTTGTTCTTGCTGGGGCAGATATTATACCTTACAATACTTTTAACTCTAGTGCAATGCTTTGGGGATCTGCTATCGAAATGATTTTGCTCTCTGTAGCTTTAGCTGCAAAAATAGAATATTATAAAAAAGATAGAGAAGCTTTACAAGTTAAAATGTTGGAAGATTCTGAAAAACACAGAGAGTTTGTAGAAACACAAAATAAGCGATTAGAGCAACGAGTTAATGAACGCACAGAAGAACTAAATGTAGTAAATGAAGAGCTTTCCGTTAATCTTGAACGTCTACATGAACAAAACGTGATTATTGAGAAAAAAAATCATGACATAACAGCAAGTATCAATTATGCAAAGCGTATACAAAATGCAATGCTTCCTACTATTGAAGAGATAAAAAGTGTTTTGCCTAAATCTTTTATTTTCTTTGAACCAAGAGATATTGTAAGTGGGGATTTTTATTATTTTAAAGAAATACACAACAAAATCATTATTGGAGCAATAGATTGTACTGGACATGGTGTACCAGGAGCTTTTATGTCCTTGATTGGAAATGATTTACTAAATGAGATTGTTGAATCAAAATCTGTTACTCAAGCATCACATATTTTGGACAAATTAGATGAAGGAGTTACGAAAGTCTTAAGACAAACCAATACGCAAATTCGTGATGGAATGGATGCTGCTTTTTGCGTTTATGATACAAAAACAAAACAGATAGAATATGCAGGAGCGAGAAATCCTCTCATCTATATAAAAGATGAAGAACTTAAAGTAATTAGAGCTGATAGGCAGTCTGTTGGGGGAAATCTTGTTAAGAACCAAATTACGAAGAAGCTATTTACTAATCATGTTTTCAATTTTTTACCAAATACTACTTTTTATTTATTCTCAGATGGATTTCAAGACCAATTTGGAGGAAAAGATGATAGAAAGTTTACAGTTAAAAGGTTTAGAAATATGTTATTAGAGGCATCCAAACTACCTTTTTCAGAACAAGAACAGTTTTTAAATGACACATTAAAAAATTGGAAAGGATATAATAATAGGCAAATCGATGATATATTAGTGTTTGGATTTAATTTCTCTCAATAA
- a CDS encoding 7TM diverse intracellular signaling domain-containing protein, whose translation MTTIFLCLPYSILAQSISFISLDKKQDYSIANRIGIYRADKEKKETIESIQEIDFVTEPNKFININGATQKIWLKIPLKNKTNLKDWYLEVGSGRANVEVFIPNSDNSYKKIELGYGKPFSERILQTDRFIIPLEIDENEEIMLFVSIESNYFQGPIHVAPWEYYFERDHKVDLAEGMYYGFILVMLLYNLFLYFTLREKGYLYYIIYLLTLGLGIAQIRGHSFEFLWGNQPWVNDYDPIIYAVSSIFANLFFMDFLHTKRHAIVFHRILQALIGIFVIIIIIVLFGHKALGSSINQVLLGFSCLNGLATALYIYYKGYKPAKYIIVAWTSYLAGLFIFVLAGAGIIVYNDFTSSGLLLGSAIEVVVLSVALAAKIDFYKKKQAELQAQMLKSSEEHREFVETQNKRLEERVAERTEELNVVNEELSVNLERLNEQNITIAKKNQDITASINYAKRIQDAMLPTLEEIKTGFPNSFVFFEPRDIVSGDFYFYRQINNKIIIGAIDCTGHGVPGAFMSLIGNDLLNEIVESKSVTKVSHILDRLDKGITKVLRQTDTQIRDGMDVAFCVYDTQTGEIEYAGARNPLIYIEGEELKVIKADRQSIGGSLIKNQFHKQEFTTHNIKLKENTNYSFYLFTDGYQDQFGGGNDKKFTTKRLRNTLLETSKLPFSEQEDFLRQTLKDWMGYTNKQIDDILIVGFEPNRK comes from the coding sequence GTGACAACTATTTTTTTATGCCTTCCTTATTCTATTCTAGCTCAATCTATTTCTTTTATTAGCTTAGATAAAAAACAAGATTACTCAATAGCTAATCGAATTGGAATTTATAGAGCCGACAAAGAAAAAAAAGAAACCATAGAAAGTATACAAGAAATTGATTTTGTAACTGAACCAAATAAGTTTATCAATATTAATGGAGCAACACAAAAAATTTGGCTCAAAATTCCTTTAAAAAATAAAACAAATTTAAAAGACTGGTACTTGGAAGTTGGAAGTGGAAGGGCAAACGTAGAAGTTTTTATTCCAAATTCAGATAATAGCTATAAAAAAATTGAACTTGGTTATGGTAAGCCATTTAGTGAAAGAATTTTACAGACAGACCGTTTTATTATCCCACTTGAAATAGATGAAAATGAAGAAATAATGCTTTTTGTCAGTATAGAAAGTAATTACTTTCAAGGACCGATTCATGTTGCCCCTTGGGAATATTACTTTGAAAGAGACCATAAAGTAGATCTAGCAGAAGGAATGTATTATGGTTTTATCTTGGTAATGTTGTTATATAATCTTTTCCTTTATTTTACATTAAGAGAAAAAGGCTACCTCTACTACATTATTTACTTACTTACCTTAGGCTTGGGAATCGCACAGATAAGAGGACATAGCTTTGAATTTTTGTGGGGAAATCAACCTTGGGTAAATGATTATGATCCTATTATTTATGCTGTCTCTAGTATTTTTGCAAATCTGTTTTTTATGGATTTTCTTCATACCAAACGACACGCTATAGTCTTTCATCGTATTTTACAAGCACTAATAGGAATTTTTGTTATTATTATTATTATCGTTCTTTTTGGTCATAAGGCTTTGGGGTCGTCAATTAACCAAGTACTTCTTGGGTTTTCCTGCCTTAATGGACTAGCTACTGCTCTCTACATTTATTACAAAGGCTACAAGCCAGCTAAGTATATTATAGTAGCTTGGACATCTTATTTAGCAGGGTTATTTATTTTCGTGTTAGCAGGAGCAGGAATTATAGTCTATAATGATTTTACTTCAAGTGGACTTTTACTTGGCTCTGCTATTGAAGTGGTAGTTTTGTCTGTTGCTTTAGCAGCCAAAATAGATTTTTATAAGAAAAAGCAAGCAGAATTGCAGGCTCAAATGCTCAAATCTTCTGAAGAACACCGTGAGTTTGTAGAAACTCAAAACAAGAGATTAGAAGAGCGAGTAGCCGAACGAACAGAAGAACTAAATGTAGTGAATGAAGAACTTTCTGTCAATTTAGAACGTCTCAACGAACAAAATATCACAATAGCCAAGAAAAATCAAGACATAACAGCTAGTATCAATTATGCTAAACGCATACAAGATGCCATGCTACCAACGCTTGAAGAAATCAAGACAGGTTTTCCTAATTCATTTGTGTTTTTTGAACCAAGAGATATTGTAAGTGGAGATTTTTATTTCTATAGACAAATCAACAATAAAATTATTATTGGAGCTATTGACTGTACTGGACACGGTGTTCCAGGAGCTTTTATGTCATTGATTGGAAATGACCTCTTAAATGAAATTGTAGAATCCAAATCAGTAACAAAAGTCTCTCATATTTTAGACAGGTTAGATAAAGGCATTACAAAAGTGCTTCGCCAAACCGATACACAAATCCGTGACGGAATGGATGTTGCTTTTTGTGTTTATGATACCCAAACAGGGGAAATAGAATATGCAGGAGCTAGAAATCCACTCATTTATATAGAAGGTGAGGAACTAAAAGTGATAAAGGCTGATAGACAATCCATTGGAGGCAGCCTTATAAAAAATCAGTTCCATAAACAAGAATTTACTACACACAACATCAAGTTAAAAGAAAATACTAACTATTCATTTTACCTCTTTACAGACGGATATCAAGACCAGTTTGGAGGTGGAAATGATAAAAAGTTTACTACCAAAAGACTTAGAAACACTTTGTTAGAAACATCAAAGCTACCTTTTTCAGAACAAGAAGACTTTTTAAGACAGACATTGAAAGACTGGATGGGCTACACTAACAAACAGATAGACGACATACTTATAGTCGGCTTTGAACCAAATAGAAAATAA
- a CDS encoding SDR family oxidoreductase has translation MLLDLTGKIALVAGSTQGIGLATAKQFAQSGATLILLARSEEKLKNIVSELPTPQNQNHSYLVADFSSPNTLQDALSEAQKNKGFEGAHILINNTGGPPPNKAHEASLQSFRDAFEQHLICNQILVQALLPFMKKEKFGRIINVISTSVKQPIENLGVSNTIRAAVANWAKTLSFELAQHGITVNNVLPGMTSTARLDAIIKNKAKNANISEDEAIHQLKSTIPAYRFAEPEETANAILFLASEKASYINGINLPVDGGRTKNL, from the coding sequence ATGCTTTTAGACTTAACTGGAAAAATTGCTCTTGTAGCAGGAAGTACACAAGGAATTGGACTTGCAACAGCCAAACAATTTGCTCAAAGTGGCGCAACTCTAATCCTTCTAGCACGAAGTGAAGAAAAATTAAAAAACATTGTTTCAGAACTTCCCACGCCTCAAAATCAGAACCATAGCTATTTAGTAGCAGATTTTTCTTCTCCCAATACACTACAAGATGCCTTGAGTGAAGCTCAAAAAAATAAAGGTTTTGAAGGCGCACATATTTTGATAAACAATACTGGAGGACCTCCACCCAACAAAGCGCATGAAGCTTCTTTACAATCGTTTAGAGATGCTTTTGAGCAACATCTTATCTGCAATCAGATTTTAGTACAAGCACTTTTGCCTTTTATGAAAAAGGAGAAGTTTGGCAGAATAATAAATGTGATTTCTACCAGTGTCAAACAACCGATTGAGAACTTAGGGGTTTCTAATACTATTCGTGCTGCCGTAGCAAATTGGGCAAAAACTCTTTCTTTCGAACTAGCTCAACATGGGATTACTGTAAATAATGTATTACCTGGTATGACCTCAACAGCAAGACTAGATGCTATTATCAAGAATAAAGCAAAAAATGCTAATATTTCAGAAGATGAAGCTATTCATCAATTAAAATCGACTATTCCAGCCTACCGTTTCGCAGAACCAGAAGAGACTGCCAATGCAATTTTATTTTTAGCTTCGGAAAAAGCAAGTTACATAAATGGTATAAATCTTCCTGTTGATGGAGGTAGAACAAAAAATCTATAA
- a CDS encoding MmcQ/YjbR family DNA-binding protein translates to MDIESFREFCLSLPAVTEGLPFGEDTLVFKVEGKMFALINLNKPNSFNVKCNPEKAIELREKYDCVKEGYHMNKKHWNTIYFGGIYTEFETSLTQRQLKHWIRHSYELVVSKLPKKTREVIQRELENMQSENDQ, encoded by the coding sequence ATGGATATAGAATCGTTTAGAGAATTTTGTCTTTCTCTTCCTGCTGTAACAGAAGGGCTACCTTTTGGGGAAGATACTTTAGTTTTTAAAGTAGAAGGGAAAATGTTTGCTCTCATCAACCTCAATAAGCCTAATAGCTTTAATGTAAAGTGTAATCCTGAAAAGGCTATTGAGTTACGTGAAAAATATGATTGTGTGAAAGAGGGCTATCACATGAACAAGAAACATTGGAATACTATTTATTTTGGAGGCATATACACAGAATTTGAAACTTCCCTTACACAAAGACAATTAAAACACTGGATTCGCCATTCGTATGAGTTGGTGGTAAGTAAGTTACCCAAAAAGACAAGAGAGGTTATTCAAAGAGAACTAGAAAATATGCAGTCAGAAAATGACCAATAG
- a CDS encoding putative quinol monooxygenase — protein MSLLRVVRMTFEEKHIEDFIENFEENKQKIRHFDGCNHLELWQDAHNPCIFMTYSHWESEEKLNNYRKSELFGIVWKKTKQLFSEKPVAFSSFQKSLVE, from the coding sequence ATGAGTCTATTACGTGTGGTCAGAATGACCTTTGAAGAAAAACACATTGAAGATTTTATTGAAAACTTTGAAGAAAATAAACAAAAAATCCGTCATTTTGATGGATGTAATCACTTGGAACTATGGCAAGACGCTCATAATCCGTGTATTTTTATGACGTATAGCCATTGGGAGAGCGAAGAAAAACTCAATAATTACAGAAAGTCCGAACTTTTTGGAATAGTTTGGAAAAAGACCAAACAATTGTTCTCTGAAAAACCAGTTGCTTTTTCATCTTTTCAAAAATCTTTAGTAGAATAA
- a CDS encoding metal ABC transporter permease encodes MNDFQIILVGVLVAISCAILGCFLILRKMAMVGDAISHAVLPGIVIAFLVVQRFDSIFMLLGAAVLGVFTTLLIEFLHRQGKLQTDASIGVSFTFLFAVGVILISVFASKVDIDADCVLFGEIAYVPLDVWRIDLGDGAILNLGATAAWWIGSVLLIILVFVSLFYKEMLLTTFDSSFASAIGINTSVWHYSLMSLVSLATVAAFESVGAVLVLAFLVVPPATSYLLTTNFKKMLLISCCIGTITAILGYYVASYLNASIAGTMTSVAGVIFFIVFVLVRLRK; translated from the coding sequence ATGAATGACTTTCAAATAATATTGGTCGGTGTTTTAGTGGCTATTAGCTGCGCTATTTTAGGGTGCTTTCTAATATTGCGTAAGATGGCAATGGTAGGCGATGCAATTTCTCATGCCGTTTTACCAGGAATTGTGATTGCTTTTTTGGTGGTGCAGCGTTTTGATTCTATTTTTATGCTCTTGGGTGCTGCTGTATTAGGTGTCTTTACGACTCTTTTGATAGAATTTTTACACCGACAGGGAAAACTACAAACAGATGCATCTATTGGAGTATCTTTTACATTTCTTTTTGCTGTGGGCGTAATTCTGATTTCTGTATTTGCCAGCAAGGTAGATATTGATGCCGACTGTGTTTTGTTTGGTGAAATTGCTTATGTTCCTTTAGACGTTTGGCGAATAGATTTAGGCGACGGAGCAATTTTAAATTTGGGAGCAACAGCAGCATGGTGGATTGGTTCTGTACTTCTGATTATCTTAGTTTTTGTTAGTCTATTTTATAAAGAAATGCTTCTTACCACTTTTGACTCTTCCTTTGCGTCTGCTATTGGCATAAATACATCGGTTTGGCATTACTCCCTTATGAGTTTGGTTTCACTGGCTACAGTAGCTGCTTTTGAGTCCGTAGGAGCAGTTTTAGTGCTTGCTTTTTTGGTTGTTCCTCCTGCTACGTCTTATCTACTGACTACTAATTTCAAGAAAATGCTTTTAATTTCTTGTTGTATTGGGACAATAACAGCTATTTTGGGCTATTATGTAGCTTCTTATCTCAATGCTTCTATTGCTGGAACAATGACAAGTGTGGCTGGAGTTATTTTCTTTATTGTCTTTGTATTGGTTAGGTTGAGAAAATAA